Proteins from a genomic interval of Clostridium scatologenes:
- a CDS encoding NAD(P)-dependent malic enzyme: MNYFEESLKLHEKNTGKIEVVSKIKVETRDDLSLAYTPGVAEPCRKIHENEENVYKYTSKGNLVAVVTDGTAVLGLGDIGPKAGLPVMEGKSILFKEFANVDAFPICLDTKNVDEIVKTVKLIAPGFGGINIEDIGAPRCFEIEERLKKELDIPVFHDDQHGTAIVVLAGVINALKVVNKKIEDIKVVINGAGAAGTAIAKLLLSSGVKNLIACDKVGILYRGIENVDDAKKELAKVTNPDNIQGTLADALVGADVFIGVSAPGIISQDMVRAMNKDSIFFAMANPTPEIMPDEAKAAGARVVGTGRSDFPNQVNNVLAFPGIFRGALDCRAKEINEEMKIAAAYAIANSINEEELNENNVIPSALDKKVAANVAEEIIEAARKTGVARV; this comes from the coding sequence ATGAATTATTTTGAAGAAAGTTTAAAATTACATGAAAAAAATACAGGAAAAATTGAAGTAGTATCAAAGATTAAAGTTGAGACAAGAGATGATTTAAGTTTAGCATATACACCTGGAGTTGCAGAGCCATGTAGAAAAATTCATGAAAATGAGGAAAATGTGTACAAGTATACTTCAAAGGGAAATCTAGTTGCGGTAGTTACAGATGGAACAGCAGTATTGGGACTTGGAGATATAGGACCTAAGGCTGGATTACCAGTTATGGAAGGTAAGTCAATTTTATTTAAAGAATTTGCAAATGTTGATGCATTTCCAATATGTCTGGATACAAAGAATGTTGATGAAATAGTGAAAACTGTAAAGCTTATAGCACCAGGTTTTGGTGGAATTAATATAGAGGATATAGGAGCACCAAGATGCTTTGAAATTGAAGAAAGATTAAAGAAGGAACTTGATATACCTGTATTTCACGATGATCAGCATGGAACTGCAATAGTTGTTCTTGCAGGTGTAATAAATGCTTTAAAAGTAGTTAACAAGAAAATAGAAGATATAAAGGTGGTTATAAATGGTGCAGGAGCAGCAGGAACTGCTATAGCTAAACTTCTATTATCTTCAGGAGTAAAGAATCTAATTGCCTGTGATAAGGTTGGCATTCTTTACAGAGGAATAGAGAATGTAGATGATGCTAAAAAGGAACTTGCAAAGGTAACTAATCCAGATAATATTCAAGGAACTTTAGCAGATGCATTAGTAGGTGCAGATGTATTTATAGGAGTTTCAGCACCAGGAATAATAAGTCAGGACATGGTAAGAGCAATGAACAAGGATTCAATCTTCTTTGCTATGGCAAATCCAACTCCAGAAATAATGCCTGATGAAGCAAAGGCAGCAGGAGCAAGAGTAGTAGGTACTGGACGTTCAGATTTTCCAAATCAGGTTAACAATGTATTGGCTTTCCCAGGAATATTCAGAGGAGCTTTAGATTGTAGAGCAAAAGAAATTAATGAAGAAATGAAAATAGCAGCAGCTTATGCTATAGCAAACAGTATTAACGAAGAAGAACTAAATGAAAATAATGTAATACCAAGTGCATTGGATAAGAAAGTAGCTGCAAATGTAGCAGAAGAAATTATTGAAGCTGCTAGAAAAACTGGCGTAGCAAGAGTATAA
- a CDS encoding sensor histidine kinase, with the protein MAEELTGVKKMAWSLRAQNHEFMNKLHTIAGLIQLEEYNEALEFISDIAKVRSNISNILTDNIKDASLSALLLSKYNKAEECRVKLQIDENSKLKKLPEGMISDEIISVVGNLIENSLDEVKNDGTGIIYVKIAEDGHLLSIKIKDNGDGIPVEYRKKIYEQGFSTKEGQRGHGMYIVKKIIDEYNGTINFDVDEGVSWNIIIPMIRT; encoded by the coding sequence ATGGCAGAAGAGCTTACCGGGGTTAAAAAGATGGCTTGGTCTTTAAGAGCTCAAAATCATGAATTTATGAATAAACTACATACTATAGCAGGACTTATACAGTTAGAAGAATATAATGAAGCTTTAGAATTTATATCAGATATAGCGAAAGTAAGAAGCAACATAAGTAATATTTTAACAGATAACATAAAAGATGCTTCATTATCAGCCTTATTGTTATCTAAGTATAATAAAGCGGAGGAGTGTAGAGTTAAGCTTCAAATAGATGAAAATTCAAAGCTTAAAAAGTTGCCTGAAGGTATGATTTCTGATGAAATTATATCAGTTGTAGGAAACTTAATAGAAAATTCCCTAGATGAAGTTAAAAATGATGGAACTGGAATTATATATGTTAAAATAGCTGAAGATGGACATTTGCTCAGTATAAAAATAAAAGATAATGGTGATGGAATTCCAGTAGAGTATAGGAAAAAAATATATGAACAAGGTTTTTCAACAAAAGAAGGACAGCGTGGACACGGTATGTATATTGTAAAAAAAATAATTGATGAATATAATGGCACAATAAATTTTGATGTAGATGAAGGGGTCAGCTGGAATATAATTATACCAATGATAAGAACGTAA
- a CDS encoding helix-turn-helix domain-containing protein: MAIIINVDVMLAKRKMSVTELSEKVGITMANLSILKNGKAKAIRFSTLEGICKALECQPGDILEYRNDL; this comes from the coding sequence ATGGCTATTATAATTAACGTAGATGTGATGTTAGCTAAAAGAAAAATGAGTGTAACGGAACTTTCAGAGAAAGTTGGAATAACTATGGCAAATCTCTCTATACTAAAGAACGGAAAGGCAAAAGCTATTCGGTTTTCAACTTTAGAAGGAATATGTAAAGCTTTGGAATGCCAACCAGGTGATATTTTAGAATACAGAAATGATTTATAA
- a CDS encoding MFS transporter: MPEGLKTDELETMSSKRKTLCAIAILICGFAYWSTRYKANALLPMISGELNGLTYYSWAPMVFSLTGAIAAPFWGKMGDIYGKKKILLIVLGLMVTGEVLCFSAPNIWFFIAGYAVNGFGAGAMQGTYMALLGQLFPPTERGKIGGSILSVMSVVQLTLPTLAALISEHWTWRYVFVLTAIIFIITFLFVMFTVPNVTNKNADNRIDILGVVALTIAVSNFLLALSWGGSRFRWNSPTIIIMLIVSIIVFVLFLKHEERIQEYSIISTKLLKNRNFLSCCLISVTMTFGLTCVATYLSLYVQGVMGKSATIYATLEIPASFIGIFMGAFAGFMMDKTKHYKWMLVLAPSCAVITMLFFGLMPATISLIAIIAARAIYNIGGGSWMPSINTLSAMAYIEPKDYGVGNGTLFFFTALGNALAPALLGSILNSVYAKFIVSNISNLSLNPKQVSLVSTARVLVNKDSLKQLQATFVDSSQYNTVVQVVRNTLQTSLRSVFITAACFICIGVISALLLKEIPLDQVEYRGRLRK, from the coding sequence ATGCCAGAAGGTCTAAAAACTGATGAACTTGAAACAATGTCATCTAAGAGAAAGACTCTTTGTGCTATTGCTATTTTAATTTGTGGTTTTGCATATTGGTCTACTAGATATAAAGCAAATGCTTTGCTTCCAATGATTTCAGGAGAACTAAATGGTCTTACGTATTATTCATGGGCACCCATGGTATTTAGTTTAACAGGTGCTATTGCAGCTCCATTCTGGGGGAAAATGGGTGATATATATGGTAAGAAAAAAATACTATTAATTGTATTAGGACTTATGGTAACTGGGGAGGTATTATGTTTTTCAGCTCCAAATATATGGTTTTTTATAGCTGGATATGCAGTTAATGGATTTGGAGCTGGAGCTATGCAAGGCACATATATGGCACTCTTAGGTCAGTTGTTTCCTCCAACTGAACGTGGGAAAATAGGTGGAAGTATACTTTCAGTAATGAGTGTAGTCCAATTAACTTTACCTACATTGGCAGCACTGATTTCAGAACACTGGACATGGAGATATGTATTTGTACTTACAGCAATAATATTTATTATAACATTTTTATTTGTAATGTTTACTGTTCCAAATGTTACAAATAAAAATGCTGATAATAGAATTGATATTTTAGGTGTTGTAGCATTAACAATTGCTGTTTCTAACTTTTTATTAGCTTTGTCATGGGGAGGGTCTAGATTTAGATGGAATTCTCCAACAATCATAATTATGCTGATTGTATCGATAATAGTTTTTGTTTTATTCTTGAAACATGAAGAAAGAATCCAAGAATATTCAATAATATCAACTAAGTTATTGAAAAACAGAAATTTTTTATCATGTTGTCTTATATCTGTAACTATGACATTTGGACTTACTTGTGTAGCTACTTATTTAAGTCTTTATGTACAGGGAGTTATGGGAAAATCAGCAACTATTTATGCAACACTTGAAATCCCAGCCAGCTTTATAGGTATCTTTATGGGTGCTTTTGCAGGATTTATGATGGATAAAACTAAACATTATAAATGGATGCTTGTACTTGCTCCTTCGTGTGCAGTTATAACTATGTTGTTTTTTGGATTAATGCCTGCAACAATATCTCTAATTGCAATAATTGCTGCCAGAGCTATTTATAATATAGGTGGAGGTTCATGGATGCCTTCTATCAATACTTTAAGTGCTATGGCTTATATTGAACCTAAAGACTATGGCGTAGGTAATGGTACATTATTCTTCTTTACTGCGTTAGGAAATGCACTTGCACCAGCACTGCTAGGATCTATATTAAATAGTGTTTATGCTAAATTTATTGTAAGTAATATATCTAATCTTTCGTTAAATCCAAAACAAGTATCACTGGTATCTACGGCACGTGTTTTAGTAAATAAAGATTCACTAAAACAATTGCAAGCAACTTTTGTTGATTCTTCTCAATACAACACAGTTGTACAAGTTGTAAGAAATACTTTACAGACTTCTTTACGATCAGTATTTATAACTGCAGCTTGTTTCATATGCATAGGTGTTATTTCTGCATTACTTTTAAAAGAAATTCCTTTAGATCAAGTAGAATATAGAGGAAGACTCAGAAAATAG
- a CDS encoding FAD-dependent oxidoreductase — MSKIIVESSREVPVFDEADVLVVGSGPAGHSAAVAAARAGAKKVILVERYGHLGGMATGGFVILIPHLSFGEKRMIMGLQQEWIDRMSKLPYGSLGPKKEETGSKDPILLKKWAGYWGFEINGSINYGAYLDPNQLKIVLDQMIREEGNNIIPYLECWSVGAIMDGNTIKGVIIESKEGRKAILGKVVIDCTGDADICSFAGGDFDEDRNQSLRSANTASVYRLGGVDFRTFAEWKADNFQEWYSVHMANMSKITGFKMSPHATPRNDQCWINNWLPKYCLDIKDLTETQMSVRQTMLEAIDYLKENVTGFKNAYLIDIAPQTGTRGSRRIHGLYTLSKMDLDNTYEHEDTIAVVPPFNFNVCQTPTEIPYRVMVPEKIENLLVAGRSFSSTHEANDWSNLIPHCASLGQAAGVAAAVSLEDNTNVRQVNIKKVQKILKNQNVYIPR, encoded by the coding sequence ATGAGTAAAATTATTGTAGAATCATCACGAGAAGTGCCAGTATTTGATGAAGCTGATGTTTTAGTTGTTGGTTCTGGTCCTGCAGGACATTCAGCAGCTGTTGCAGCTGCACGTGCTGGGGCTAAGAAAGTAATTCTTGTAGAACGTTATGGACATTTAGGGGGTATGGCTACAGGAGGTTTTGTTATTTTAATTCCTCATTTATCATTTGGTGAAAAAAGAATGATCATGGGATTACAACAGGAATGGATTGATCGTATGAGTAAGCTTCCATATGGTTCTTTAGGACCTAAAAAAGAAGAAACAGGAAGTAAAGATCCAATACTTTTAAAAAAATGGGCTGGTTATTGGGGATTTGAGATTAATGGTAGTATTAATTACGGAGCATATTTAGATCCAAATCAACTGAAAATTGTATTGGACCAGATGATTAGAGAAGAAGGTAATAACATCATTCCTTATTTAGAATGTTGGAGTGTTGGAGCTATAATGGATGGCAATACCATAAAAGGTGTAATTATTGAAAGTAAAGAAGGTCGTAAGGCGATTCTTGGAAAAGTTGTAATCGATTGCACGGGCGATGCTGATATATGTTCATTTGCAGGGGGTGACTTTGATGAAGATCGTAATCAATCGCTTAGAAGTGCAAATACAGCATCTGTTTATCGCTTAGGTGGAGTAGATTTTAGAACATTTGCAGAGTGGAAGGCTGATAATTTTCAAGAGTGGTATAGTGTGCATATGGCTAATATGAGTAAAATTACAGGCTTTAAAATGTCTCCTCATGCAACACCACGTAATGATCAGTGTTGGATAAATAACTGGCTTCCTAAATATTGTCTAGATATTAAGGATTTGACAGAAACACAAATGAGTGTACGACAAACAATGCTTGAAGCAATAGATTATTTAAAGGAAAATGTTACAGGTTTTAAAAATGCATATCTAATAGATATTGCACCTCAAACAGGTACCCGTGGAAGTAGGAGAATTCACGGATTATACACACTTTCAAAAATGGATTTAGATAATACTTATGAGCATGAAGACACTATAGCAGTAGTTCCACCATTTAATTTTAATGTTTGTCAGACACCTACAGAAATACCTTATAGGGTTATGGTACCAGAAAAAATTGAAAATCTTTTAGTTGCCGGACGATCTTTTTCATCAACGCATGAAGCCAATGACTGGTCAAATTTGATTCCTCACTGTGCAAGTTTAGGACAAGCAGCTGGAGTAGCAGCAGCTGTATCATTAGAAGATAATACAAATGTACGTCAAGTAAATATTAAGAAGGTACAGAAAATATTAAAAAATCAAAATGTCTATATTCCAAGATAA
- a CDS encoding PAS domain-containing protein, giving the protein MKKAMKLQTKITLLVITVVFVSISIIISFIVPWMTGNIESKARTNIMNVAEMVAHSKEIVDALEVKDPERKIGPYINIQLKNLEQIEYIIVVDNNDIRYSHPNPEMIGKKFVGGDEKRVVQKGETYISEATGTLGKSLRAFAPIYDSENKKEIGFVSVGTLTHSIETAKHKAILYIILIGLGGLMAGIIGAFLLATNIKNTLLGLEPEEITRLYNEKMGILDAIYEGLVAVDAKGKITLINDSALNILHLKNKIDKDQVVGQNVEDIIPNTRMMNILETGKCEFEEEQRLNDTIIMTNRIPIMSREKVVGAIASFRDKT; this is encoded by the coding sequence ATGAAAAAAGCAATGAAGCTGCAGACAAAGATTACTTTATTGGTTATTACAGTTGTATTTGTTTCCATATCTATAATCATCTCTTTTATTGTGCCATGGATGACAGGAAACATTGAAAGCAAGGCTAGAACCAATATTATGAATGTAGCTGAAATGGTAGCACATTCAAAAGAGATAGTGGATGCATTAGAGGTTAAAGATCCAGAAAGAAAGATTGGACCGTATATTAATATACAGCTTAAGAATTTGGAGCAGATTGAGTATATAATTGTAGTGGATAATAATGATATCAGGTATTCTCATCCCAATCCTGAAATGATAGGAAAAAAGTTTGTGGGAGGGGATGAAAAGAGAGTAGTTCAAAAGGGAGAAACATATATTTCTGAAGCTACGGGAACACTTGGAAAGTCACTTAGAGCATTTGCTCCAATATATGATTCGGAAAATAAAAAAGAGATAGGTTTTGTTTCTGTAGGTACACTTACCCACAGTATTGAAACAGCTAAGCATAAAGCTATTTTATACATAATTTTAATTGGATTAGGCGGACTTATGGCAGGTATAATAGGAGCGTTTTTATTGGCAACTAATATAAAGAATACTTTGCTTGGACTTGAGCCTGAAGAAATAACAAGACTTTATAATGAAAAAATGGGAATTCTTGATGCTATTTATGAAGGATTAGTAGCTGTTGATGCTAAAGGTAAAATTACCCTTATAAATGATTCAGCTTTAAATATATTGCATCTTAAAAATAAGATTGATAAGGATCAGGTTGTGGGGCAGAATGTAGAGGATATTATTCCCAATACTCGTATGATGAATATACTGGAAACAGGAAAATGTGAATTTGAAGAAGAGCAGAGGCTAAATGATACTATTATAATGACTAATAGGATTCCTATAATGAGCAGAGAAAAGGTCGTAGGAGCTATTGCAAGTTTTAGAGATAAAACATAA
- a CDS encoding DUF2975 domain-containing protein translates to MKLGSTILLKVAVIFIGSPVLALCIFWLPGFVNYLPSPILVSVYVTAILFFFALYQALKLLRYIDKNKAFSELSVNALKYIKYCAIAISILYAGLVPLLFPIADADDAPGLVAFPIIFTFASIVIAVFAAVLEKLLKEAINIKSENDLTV, encoded by the coding sequence ATGAAACTAGGATCAACAATTTTATTAAAGGTAGCTGTTATTTTTATTGGAAGTCCAGTTCTTGCTCTGTGCATATTTTGGTTGCCTGGATTTGTAAATTATTTGCCTTCTCCCATTTTAGTAAGTGTATATGTCACAGCAATATTGTTTTTCTTTGCTCTGTATCAGGCTTTAAAACTTTTAAGATATATTGACAAGAACAAAGCTTTCTCAGAGTTATCTGTAAATGCTTTAAAGTATATAAAATACTGTGCAATTGCAATTAGCATTTTGTATGCAGGACTAGTACCACTCTTATTTCCAATAGCAGATGCAGATGATGCACCAGGTCTTGTAGCATTTCCAATTATCTTTACTTTTGCATCCATTGTGATTGCAGTTTTTGCTGCTGTTCTTGAAAAACTTTTAAAAGAAGCCATAAATATAAAATCAGAAAATGACTTAACAGTTTGA
- a CDS encoding 2-keto-3-deoxygluconate permease encodes MQIPIKKTLDKIPGGMMVVPLFLGVLVNTFCPQFLKIGGFTTALFSASASSTILACFMFLIGSQINFKLAPKAIKKGVILITGKFVVGAGIGIFVGKVFGPAGVLGLSPLAILSALTNCNGGLYASLASQYGDETDVGAYALLSLKDGPFFTLVALGASGLAQVPFKALVAVMIPIVIGMILGNLDSDMRKFLGSSKMLLIPFFSFPLGAGMNLATIAKAGGPGILLGVIAAFTGIGAFILLKLFKEEPIIGLATGSTAGNAVATPAAVAAADPTMVAVAAVATAQVAAACVVSAIVCPFIVTYTFKLLNKNKMKKLNNEAVAS; translated from the coding sequence ATGCAAATTCCAATTAAGAAAACACTTGATAAAATTCCAGGCGGCATGATGGTTGTTCCACTTTTTCTAGGAGTGTTAGTTAACACATTTTGTCCACAATTTTTAAAAATTGGTGGTTTTACAACAGCATTGTTTAGTGCAAGTGCATCATCAACAATTTTAGCTTGCTTCATGTTTTTGATTGGTTCACAGATTAACTTTAAATTAGCACCAAAGGCAATAAAAAAAGGCGTAATATTAATAACAGGAAAATTTGTAGTAGGTGCTGGTATTGGTATATTCGTAGGAAAAGTCTTCGGACCTGCAGGAGTACTTGGTTTATCACCATTAGCTATTCTTTCAGCGCTTACAAATTGTAATGGTGGCTTATATGCATCACTTGCATCACAGTATGGTGATGAAACTGATGTAGGTGCTTATGCTTTGTTGTCTCTAAAAGATGGTCCATTTTTTACACTTGTTGCGTTAGGTGCATCAGGACTTGCACAAGTTCCTTTTAAAGCACTTGTAGCAGTAATGATTCCAATAGTAATAGGAATGATTTTGGGAAATCTTGATTCTGATATGAGAAAATTTCTTGGAAGCAGTAAAATGTTATTAATACCATTCTTCTCCTTCCCATTAGGTGCAGGAATGAATCTTGCAACTATTGCAAAAGCAGGAGGTCCTGGAATATTATTAGGAGTAATAGCTGCCTTTACTGGAATAGGAGCATTTATACTTCTTAAATTATTCAAAGAAGAGCCTATAATTGGACTTGCTACAGGTTCAACAGCAGGAAATGCTGTAGCTACTCCAGCAGCAGTTGCAGCAGCAGATCCAACAATGGTTGCCGTAGCAGCAGTAGCCACTGCACAAGTTGCAGCAGCATGTGTAGTATCAGCTATAGTTTGTCCGTTTATTGTTACTTATACATTTAAACTGCTTAATAAGAATAAAATGAAAAAGTTAAATAATGAGGCTGTTGCATCATAA
- a CDS encoding response regulator yields MISVMIVEDDPMVMEINSKFLKRVEGFTLYKAVSNLDDAKKFISIKKPDLILLDVYLPKENGMDFLKWIRGKEIDIDVILITADKSIERIQEAFRYGVVDYLIKPFSFERFKEALIQFKGRYQKFKKSDVDVIEQKELDKLIASSNVSQNEDDFAKGLNKYTYRTIWDEIEKRNYEDFTAEELAEKLGIARVTVRRYLEYMEKENKIDKLVEYGKVGRPQHKYHKI; encoded by the coding sequence ATGATTTCAGTAATGATTGTTGAAGATGATCCTATGGTTATGGAGATAAATTCTAAGTTTTTGAAAAGAGTGGAAGGGTTTACCTTGTATAAAGCAGTTTCCAACCTTGATGATGCAAAAAAATTTATATCTATTAAAAAGCCAGATTTAATATTATTAGATGTATATCTTCCTAAAGAAAATGGAATGGATTTTTTAAAGTGGATAAGAGGAAAAGAGATTGACATAGACGTTATTTTAATTACGGCGGATAAATCTATTGAAAGAATACAGGAAGCTTTTAGATATGGAGTTGTGGATTATCTTATAAAGCCTTTTAGCTTTGAAAGATTTAAAGAAGCACTTATTCAATTTAAAGGTAGATATCAGAAGTTTAAAAAAAGTGATGTAGATGTAATTGAACAAAAGGAGTTAGATAAGTTGATAGCTAGTTCTAATGTTTCTCAAAATGAAGATGATTTTGCCAAAGGACTTAATAAGTATACTTATAGAACTATATGGGATGAAATAGAGAAAAGGAATTATGAGGATTTTACAGCAGAGGAACTGGCAGAAAAGTTAGGAATAGCAAGAGTAACTGTTAGAAGATATCTTGAATATATGGAAAAGGAAAATAAAATAGATAAGTTGGTGGAATATGGTAAGGTTGGAAGACCACAGCATAAATATCACAAAATTTAA
- a CDS encoding MarR family winged helix-turn-helix transcriptional regulator: MIDVICEFYENDSKARTFGTDTELYHSEIHMLQCIMDNPGLHISGIARTLGITRGAASQTAKRLERKQMIEKKVNPIDSKKILMLLTTKGKTACLNHKLAHEKHRTVISKILSSSSAEQLLFLKSFLLKFETALKE; the protein is encoded by the coding sequence ATGATTGATGTAATATGTGAATTTTACGAAAATGATAGCAAAGCTCGAACATTTGGCACAGATACAGAGCTTTATCATTCAGAAATACATATGCTGCAATGCATAATGGATAATCCAGGTTTACACATTTCAGGAATTGCACGCACACTTGGAATCACACGAGGTGCTGCATCACAAACTGCCAAAAGGCTTGAACGAAAACAAATGATTGAAAAGAAAGTAAATCCAATCGACAGCAAAAAAATTCTCATGTTACTCACAACTAAAGGCAAAACGGCTTGTCTGAATCATAAACTTGCTCACGAAAAACACAGAACCGTTATTTCTAAAATTCTATCTTCTTCTAGCGCAGAACAATTACTATTTTTAAAAAGTTTTCTATTAAAATTTGAAACAGCACTGAAGGAGTAA
- a CDS encoding MFS transporter, which translates to MAIACGLAVANLYYIQPLESQIADTFHITQNMAGIAATLTQIGYAFGLLLLVPLGDMAERKSMILRILLLVDISLLMAAWSPFYGLLLIVMFAVGFTTIVPQLIIPYAAHLAHPEEQGKIIGNLMGGLLMGILLSRTLSGLIGSAFNWRIVYLLAAILMSILAIIIKYFFPKSQPTSKISYSELMKSIPKQIKKERTLRESAINGFFMFGAFSAFWTSLIFLLETPFYNMGTREAGLFGLAGIAGAIAAPLIGKMADKKSPRFIVGIGVMLSTLAYLCFWFLGLHLWGLIIGIIILDLGNQFGQVSNMARVQSLSDSMRSRNGTVFMFFYFMGGACGSFLGTLFWQNFAWKGVCTVGIIFMFMAITSHFIIYRLHFIKKRKQNY; encoded by the coding sequence ATGGCCATCGCTTGCGGATTAGCAGTTGCTAATCTCTATTATATTCAACCTTTAGAGTCACAAATAGCTGATACCTTTCATATCACACAAAATATGGCTGGAATTGCTGCTACCCTGACACAAATTGGATATGCTTTTGGTCTTTTATTGCTTGTACCTCTTGGAGATATGGCTGAAAGGAAATCAATGATTTTACGCATATTACTATTAGTTGACATATCATTACTTATGGCTGCATGGTCACCATTTTATGGATTACTTCTCATTGTCATGTTTGCTGTTGGCTTTACCACAATAGTACCACAGCTCATTATCCCCTATGCAGCACATCTTGCCCATCCAGAGGAACAGGGAAAAATCATTGGTAATCTTATGGGTGGCCTTTTGATGGGTATACTTTTATCACGTACATTAAGTGGATTAATAGGTTCAGCTTTCAACTGGAGAATTGTATATCTACTTGCAGCTATATTAATGTCAATTCTGGCTATCATAATTAAATATTTTTTTCCTAAAAGTCAACCAACTTCCAAAATTTCATATAGCGAATTAATGAAATCTATACCAAAACAAATAAAAAAAGAACGTACCTTACGCGAATCAGCAATAAATGGGTTTTTCATGTTTGGTGCATTTAGTGCTTTCTGGACTTCTTTAATTTTTCTACTTGAAACTCCATTTTATAATATGGGTACAAGAGAAGCTGGTTTGTTTGGTCTAGCTGGTATTGCTGGTGCTATTGCTGCTCCATTAATTGGAAAAATGGCTGATAAAAAAAGCCCTCGCTTCATTGTAGGAATTGGTGTTATGCTGTCAACACTTGCTTATTTATGTTTTTGGTTTTTAGGCTTACATTTATGGGGACTAATCATAGGTATTATTATACTAGATCTCGGTAATCAGTTCGGACAAGTTTCCAATATGGCAAGAGTACAATCTCTTAGTGATTCAATGCGAAGTCGAAATGGAACAGTTTTCATGTTTTTCTACTTTATGGGCGGAGCTTGTGGTTCTTTTCTCGGTACTTTATTCTGGCAAAACTTTGCTTGGAAAGGTGTTTGCACTGTTGGTATTATATTTATGTTTATGGCGATAACTTCCCATTTTATAATATATAGACTTCACTTTATCAAAAAAAGAAAACAAAACTACTGA
- a CDS encoding MarR family winged helix-turn-helix transcriptional regulator translates to MNDSKVEADHLFRKKVLDTLDNQSSINIQMNFWFNEMMTYHGVSYSEYRIIRLLRKYQNGIEPSVIADKLAILRQTTTNMVDGLQKKYLVERSPHPVDRRRIYIKLTPEGVELANKLVEEMSSVQSRVLSHFTSEDMEKYLDIRTKIIKYTEDEIKKRYTEES, encoded by the coding sequence ATGAATGATTCAAAAGTAGAAGCAGATCACTTATTCCGCAAAAAGGTATTGGATACTTTAGATAATCAATCGTCCATCAATATTCAGATGAATTTTTGGTTTAATGAGATGATGACATATCATGGAGTTAGTTATTCTGAATATCGTATAATTAGACTTTTAAGAAAATATCAAAATGGAATTGAACCTTCAGTAATTGCTGATAAGCTAGCTATTTTAAGGCAGACTACAACTAATATGGTAGATGGCTTGCAAAAAAAATATCTGGTAGAAAGATCGCCCCATCCTGTGGATAGAAGGCGTATTTATATAAAGTTAACACCAGAAGGTGTAGAACTTGCCAATAAATTAGTAGAGGAAATGTCTAGTGTGCAAAGCAGAGTATTATCACATTTTACCAGTGAAGATATGGAAAAATATTTGGACATAAGAACAAAAATTATAAAGTACACAGAAGATGAAATTAAAAAAAGATATACAGAAGAAAGTTAA